One window from the genome of Faecalibacterium sp. HTF-F encodes:
- a CDS encoding YcbK family protein, whose translation MLNAYSRRKDGNALLSRSFRVREFACRDGSDPLFVDSALVQLLQSIRDHFGVPVVITSGYRTAAHNKAVGGAPYSQHCYGRAADIRLAGVPVEQLAAYAETLLPGTGGIGRYPAKAGRAAGWVHVDVRPIKSRWTG comes from the coding sequence ATGCTTAACGCCTATTCCCGCCGGAAGGACGGCAATGCCCTGCTGAGCCGCAGCTTCCGGGTGCGGGAATTTGCCTGCAGGGACGGCTCCGACCCGCTTTTCGTGGACAGTGCGCTGGTACAGCTGCTGCAGAGCATCCGGGATCACTTCGGTGTGCCGGTGGTCATTACCAGCGGCTACCGCACCGCCGCCCACAACAAAGCCGTGGGCGGTGCCCCTTACAGCCAGCACTGCTACGGCAGAGCCGCCGACATCCGGCTGGCCGGTGTTCCGGTGGAGCAGCTTGCCGCCTACGCGGAAACTCTGCTGCCCGGCACCGGCGGCATTGGCCGCTACCCGGCAAAGGCAGGCCGGGCAGCGGGCTGGGTGCATGTGGACGTGCGCCCCATCAAGAGCCGGTGGACGGGCTGA
- a CDS encoding phage holin, whose amino-acid sequence MNIHKISAATIARTACLLLALTNQLLSACGKPVLPIESQTVEQLVTAGITTVAALVSWWNNNSFTAAAIQADAEYARLKQKGE is encoded by the coding sequence ATGAACATCCATAAGATCTCCGCCGCAACCATCGCCCGCACCGCCTGCCTGCTGCTGGCCCTGACCAATCAGCTGCTGAGCGCCTGCGGCAAGCCCGTGCTGCCCATCGAGAGCCAGACCGTGGAGCAGCTGGTCACCGCCGGCATCACCACCGTGGCCGCGCTGGTGAGCTGGTGGAACAACAACAGCTTCACCGCCGCTGCCATTCAGGCAGACGCCGAATACGCCCGCCTGAAGCAGAAAGGCGAGTGA
- a CDS encoding 3D domain-containing protein, with protein MSRIASVKVKKALTACKQAVSSRVLAFCVMVVCLVATLSVTAANLRLTYVTDSNGARQVILTSETDPAQVMNLSGIQSEEGDRVYYTAYSGNLAALNIERAFSVSITADGQEYPVKMVFGTVADALKRAGITLEGDDYTEPALDQLVSAGSTITVHRVDYTDRVETQAIPYDTEYVYTSLYFRNTGRATTVRHGAEGQQTITTRDRYVDGELENSIVVDSTTTVEPTNHVIKTYGAGAPVSPLTGPDGTTNAPASYSKVLTGKATGYYSRTGKGSSGLGLGYGTVAVDPDVIPYGTKLYITSTDGKFVYGYAVATDTGIAVQKGEILVDLFYETYAESVINGAIQVNVYVVG; from the coding sequence TTGTCTCGTATCGCTTCCGTAAAAGTAAAGAAAGCTCTGACCGCCTGCAAGCAGGCTGTCTCTTCCCGTGTGCTGGCGTTCTGTGTCATGGTCGTGTGCCTTGTGGCTACACTCAGTGTGACCGCTGCGAATCTGCGGCTGACCTACGTCACAGACTCCAATGGTGCCCGGCAGGTGATCCTCACCTCCGAGACCGACCCTGCACAGGTCATGAACCTCTCCGGCATCCAGTCCGAAGAGGGTGATCGGGTCTATTACACGGCCTACAGCGGCAACCTTGCCGCCCTGAACATCGAGCGCGCATTCTCCGTCAGCATCACTGCCGACGGTCAGGAGTACCCCGTCAAGATGGTGTTCGGCACCGTCGCCGACGCTCTGAAGCGCGCAGGTATCACTCTGGAGGGTGACGACTACACCGAGCCTGCTCTGGACCAGCTGGTGAGCGCAGGTTCCACCATCACGGTGCACCGCGTGGACTACACCGACCGTGTGGAGACGCAGGCCATCCCCTATGATACCGAGTATGTCTACACCAGCCTGTATTTCCGCAACACCGGCCGCGCCACCACGGTGCGCCATGGTGCGGAAGGCCAGCAGACCATCACCACCCGCGACCGCTATGTGGACGGCGAACTGGAGAACAGCATCGTGGTGGATTCCACCACTACCGTGGAGCCCACCAACCATGTCATCAAGACCTATGGCGCGGGCGCACCGGTCTCCCCGCTGACCGGCCCGGATGGCACCACCAATGCACCGGCTTCCTACAGCAAGGTGCTCACCGGCAAGGCCACCGGCTACTACTCCAGGACCGGCAAGGGTTCCTCCGGCCTCGGCCTTGGCTATGGCACTGTGGCCGTGGACCCGGATGTGATCCCCTACGGCACCAAGCTGTATATCACCTCCACCGACGGCAAGTTCGTGTATGGCTACGCAGTGGCCACCGACACCGGCATTGCGGTGCAGAAGGGCGAGATCCTGGTAGACCTGTTCTATGAGACCTACGCCGAGAGCGTGATCAACGGTGCCATTCAGGTCAACGTCTACGTTGTGGGCTGA
- the rplM gene encoding 50S ribosomal protein L13 codes for MSTTLVKPAEVERKWYLLDAAGKSLGHVAAEAAVLLRGKQKVDYTPNVDCGDFVVVINCDQAVLTGKKAEQKFHITHSKYIGGLKKVQYSKLMAEHSDLAMTYAVKGMIPSNTIGAKALTRLHCYQGAEHAHAAQKPEKIEF; via the coding sequence ATGAGCACTACTCTCGTAAAGCCCGCTGAAGTCGAGCGCAAGTGGTACCTGCTCGACGCTGCCGGCAAGAGCCTGGGCCACGTCGCTGCTGAGGCCGCTGTTCTGCTGCGCGGCAAGCAGAAGGTCGATTACACCCCCAACGTGGACTGCGGCGATTTCGTTGTTGTCATCAACTGCGATCAGGCTGTTCTGACCGGCAAGAAGGCCGAGCAGAAGTTCCACATCACCCACAGCAAGTACATCGGCGGCCTGAAGAAGGTCCAGTACAGCAAGCTGATGGCTGAGCACAGCGATCTGGCCATGACCTACGCTGTCAAGGGCATGATCCCTTCCAACACCATCGGTGCTAAGGCTCTGACCCGCCTGCACTGCTACCAGGGTGCCGAGCACGCTCACGCAGCTCAGAAGCCCGAGAAGATCGAGTTCTAA
- the glgB gene encoding 1,4-alpha-glucan branching protein GlgB, producing MKPTEEKIQSNASDLPVYLFKQGNNCEAYRYFGAHMETRAGEAGVVFRVWAPHAVAISVVGDFNSWKPGSHPMRKVDGDSVWELFIPGMKEYDVYKYCVTTRAGDLVYKADPYAFHAETRPSNGSKVYDITGFVWHDDAWQAAQKKADVINGPMNIYEMHAGSWKMKEGDKPYNYSELADELIPYITDMGYTHVELLPVMEYPFDGSWGYQVTGYFAPTSRYGTPKDFMAFVDKLHAAGIGVIMDWVPAHFPKDQFGLYNFDGEACYEDPNPKRGEHKEWGTMVFDFGRSEVQSFLISSALYWLEQYHIDGLRVDAVASMLYLDYNRKQGEWEPNKDGGKENLEAVAFLRKLNDTVLGRHPHKYMIAEESTAWPMVTKPASDGGLGFNFKWNMGWMNDMLSYMKTDPLFRSGNHNKVTFSFFYAFSENFVLPISHDEVVHGKGSLINKMPGEYDAKFANLRTFFGYMMAHPGKKLLFMGQEFGQFAEWNETKPLDWMLLGYDKHNELQTYVRTLNAFYKEHPAFWQVDYSWEGFQWIVPDDSQQSVIAFLRKDTSGKQILVVCNFNPVLREGYTLGAPVAGSYKEILNSDDAEFGGSGAVHNKAVRTHKKPLHGFEQSITITLPPMSTLYFEVPAKRTRKAAEDKTDKAGKKTTAKKAKTAAEPAKTVKKTTRKAKAEPETAAEAPKKRGRKPKAEAAAAEEKPVKKTARKAKTEPEAAAEAPKKRGRKTKAEAEPAAEKAPAKRTRKPKEPKK from the coding sequence ATGAAACCGACCGAGGAAAAGATCCAGAGCAATGCATCGGACCTTCCGGTGTATCTGTTCAAACAGGGCAATAACTGTGAAGCATACCGCTACTTCGGCGCACACATGGAAACGCGCGCCGGTGAAGCGGGCGTGGTGTTCCGCGTGTGGGCACCCCATGCTGTGGCGATCAGCGTGGTGGGCGACTTCAACAGCTGGAAGCCGGGCAGCCACCCGATGCGCAAGGTGGATGGCGATTCCGTATGGGAATTGTTCATCCCGGGCATGAAGGAATACGATGTTTACAAATATTGCGTGACCACCCGTGCAGGTGATCTGGTCTATAAGGCCGATCCCTATGCATTCCACGCCGAGACCCGCCCGTCCAACGGCAGCAAGGTCTACGATATCACCGGCTTTGTGTGGCACGATGACGCATGGCAGGCAGCACAGAAAAAGGCGGACGTGATCAACGGCCCCATGAACATCTACGAGATGCACGCCGGCAGCTGGAAGATGAAGGAGGGCGACAAGCCCTATAACTATTCCGAGCTGGCAGACGAGCTGATCCCGTATATCACCGATATGGGCTATACCCATGTGGAGCTGCTGCCGGTCATGGAATACCCCTTTGATGGCAGCTGGGGCTATCAGGTCACAGGCTATTTTGCACCCACCAGCCGCTACGGCACCCCCAAGGACTTTATGGCCTTTGTGGACAAGCTGCACGCCGCCGGCATCGGCGTGATCATGGACTGGGTGCCTGCTCACTTCCCGAAGGACCAGTTCGGCCTGTACAACTTTGACGGCGAGGCCTGCTACGAGGACCCGAACCCGAAGCGCGGCGAACATAAGGAGTGGGGCACCATGGTGTTCGACTTCGGCCGCAGCGAGGTGCAGAGCTTCCTGATCTCCAGCGCACTGTACTGGCTGGAGCAGTACCACATCGACGGCCTGCGGGTGGATGCCGTGGCATCCATGCTGTATCTGGACTATAACCGCAAGCAGGGCGAATGGGAGCCCAACAAGGACGGCGGCAAGGAGAATCTGGAGGCCGTTGCCTTCCTGCGCAAGCTGAACGACACCGTGCTGGGCCGTCATCCGCACAAGTACATGATCGCAGAAGAATCCACCGCATGGCCCATGGTCACAAAGCCTGCTTCGGACGGCGGCCTTGGCTTCAACTTCAAGTGGAACATGGGCTGGATGAACGATATGCTCAGCTACATGAAGACCGACCCGCTCTTCCGTTCCGGCAACCACAACAAGGTCACCTTCAGCTTCTTCTACGCCTTCAGCGAGAACTTTGTGCTGCCCATCAGCCACGATGAGGTGGTGCACGGCAAGGGCAGCCTGATCAACAAGATGCCCGGCGAGTACGACGCCAAGTTTGCAAACCTGCGCACCTTCTTCGGCTACATGATGGCCCACCCGGGCAAGAAGCTGCTGTTCATGGGACAGGAGTTCGGCCAGTTCGCCGAGTGGAACGAGACAAAGCCGCTGGACTGGATGCTGCTGGGCTACGATAAGCACAACGAACTGCAGACCTATGTCAGGACCCTGAATGCCTTCTACAAGGAGCACCCCGCCTTCTGGCAGGTGGACTACAGCTGGGAGGGCTTCCAGTGGATCGTGCCGGACGACTCGCAGCAGAGCGTGATCGCCTTCCTGCGCAAGGACACTTCCGGCAAGCAGATCCTGGTGGTCTGCAACTTCAACCCCGTCCTGCGTGAGGGCTACACGCTGGGCGCACCGGTGGCAGGCTCCTACAAGGAGATCCTGAACAGCGACGATGCAGAGTTCGGCGGTTCCGGCGCAGTTCACAACAAGGCCGTGCGCACCCACAAAAAGCCGCTGCACGGGTTTGAGCAGAGCATCACGATCACCCTGCCGCCCATGAGCACGCTGTACTTTGAGGTGCCCGCCAAGCGCACCCGCAAGGCTGCAGAGGACAAGACCGATAAGGCGGGAAAAAAGACCACAGCCAAAAAGGCAAAGACCGCTGCTGAACCGGCAAAGACCGTGAAAAAGACCACCCGCAAGGCCAAGGCCGAGCCGGAGACCGCTGCAGAAGCACCCAAAAAACGCGGCCGCAAGCCCAAGGCAGAGGCTGCCGCTGCAGAGGAAAAGCCGGTGAAAAAGACCGCCCGCAAGGCCAAGACTGAGCCGGAGGCTGCCGCAGAGGCACCCAAAAAGCGCGGCCGCAAGACGAAGGCAGAGGCTGAGCCTGCAGCGGAAAAAGCACCCGCAAAGCGTACCCGCAAACCGAAGGAGCCCAAGAAATGA
- the rpsI gene encoding 30S ribosomal protein S9, producing MYETKPYFYGTGRRKDSVARVRVYTGTGKITINDRDIDNYFGLETLKLIVRSPLVLLGLEGKYDVVVRVSGGGVSGQAGAIRHGLSRALLQQNEENRPVLKKAGFLTRDPRMKERKKYGLKAARRAPQFSKR from the coding sequence ATGTACGAAACCAAACCTTATTTCTACGGCACTGGTCGTCGTAAGGATTCCGTTGCCCGCGTTCGCGTTTACACCGGCACTGGCAAGATCACCATCAACGATCGTGATATCGACAACTACTTTGGTCTGGAGACCCTGAAGCTGATCGTCCGTTCTCCGCTGGTCCTGCTGGGCCTGGAGGGCAAGTACGATGTCGTCGTCCGCGTTTCCGGCGGCGGTGTTTCCGGTCAGGCTGGCGCTATCCGCCACGGCCTGAGCCGCGCTCTGCTGCAGCAGAACGAGGAGAACCGTCCTGTCCTGAAGAAGGCTGGCTTCCTGACCCGCGATCCTCGTATGAAGGAACGTAAGAAGTACGGTCTGAAGGCTGCACGTCGTGCACCCCAGTTCTCCAAGCGCTGA
- a CDS encoding phage baseplate protein → MKIQIIQKQCGGTEFLAQPHRLHLGAQNAAGVDELLFQLPDAWDGCTLALYLRRSDGTLLAPVALDTQHRVTVDRRLTGSTGGQWMLAAMGENGYTAYTRPGSYDCYAILPIDDDAEELPPSLYEQFVARVLESSSSASTAAQRAAASAASTAANAAQAQTAAQRTSADSANASQCAARAEAAAARAEELVPTDGQVVSVNGKSGIVKLTAQEVGALPCPAQPVSGQLLRVLSVDPNTGAVLTDTAAMPDLSPYLRSSTVPTASVPGAVRVDPACGINVRSDGTLTTAPADRSQLDSMDSTVLPLTPALLPYGVKKALTTAASAGEWTADDKAAALRTLGADLSSYYTKEDIDTLLSAPSSGAYPVGSIYQSTDPTSPAALFGGSWEEIASERVLMGASGTHAAGTTVKAGLPNITGSFVANVYYGKNAVSGAVTASDQNATAGVDNSSFMNYSNVFKFSLDASRSNAIYGRSSTVQPAAYYVHIWHRVA, encoded by the coding sequence GTGAAGATCCAGATCATTCAAAAGCAGTGCGGCGGCACCGAGTTCCTTGCCCAGCCGCACCGGCTGCATCTCGGTGCGCAGAACGCCGCCGGGGTGGACGAGCTGCTGTTCCAGCTGCCGGATGCATGGGACGGGTGCACCCTTGCGCTGTATCTGCGCCGCAGCGACGGCACCCTGCTGGCGCCGGTGGCGCTGGACACCCAGCACCGCGTCACGGTGGACCGCCGCCTGACCGGCAGCACCGGCGGGCAGTGGATGCTGGCCGCCATGGGTGAAAACGGCTACACCGCCTACACCCGGCCCGGCAGCTATGACTGCTACGCCATTCTGCCCATCGATGATGACGCAGAGGAGCTACCGCCCTCGCTGTACGAGCAGTTCGTGGCCCGCGTGCTGGAAAGCTCCAGCAGCGCCTCCACGGCGGCACAGCGTGCCGCAGCCAGTGCAGCTTCCACCGCGGCCAACGCAGCGCAGGCCCAGACCGCCGCACAGCGCACCAGCGCCGACAGCGCCAATGCATCCCAGTGCGCTGCCCGTGCAGAGGCCGCTGCCGCCCGCGCCGAAGAGCTTGTGCCCACGGACGGGCAGGTGGTCAGCGTCAACGGCAAAAGCGGCATCGTAAAGCTCACCGCGCAGGAGGTGGGCGCACTGCCCTGCCCTGCGCAGCCGGTATCCGGCCAGCTGCTGCGGGTGCTGAGCGTAGACCCCAACACCGGAGCGGTGCTCACCGACACCGCCGCCATGCCGGACCTGTCCCCCTATCTGCGCAGCAGCACCGTACCCACCGCATCGGTCCCCGGGGCGGTGCGGGTGGACCCGGCCTGCGGCATCAACGTGCGTAGTGACGGCACCCTGACCACGGCCCCCGCTGACCGCAGCCAGCTGGACAGCATGGACAGCACCGTTCTGCCGCTGACCCCCGCCCTGCTGCCCTACGGCGTGAAAAAGGCCCTGACCACTGCCGCCTCTGCCGGGGAATGGACGGCGGACGACAAGGCCGCTGCCCTGCGCACCCTCGGTGCCGATCTTTCTTCCTATTATACAAAGGAAGATATCGACACGCTGCTCTCGGCCCCCAGCTCCGGCGCGTATCCCGTGGGCAGCATCTACCAGAGCACCGACCCCACCAGCCCCGCCGCACTGTTCGGCGGCAGCTGGGAGGAGATCGCGTCCGAGCGGGTACTGATGGGTGCATCCGGCACCCACGCAGCAGGCACCACCGTGAAAGCCGGTCTGCCGAACATCACCGGTTCTTTTGTCGCGAATGTATACTATGGCAAGAATGCTGTATCCGGTGCGGTCACTGCTTCCGACCAGAACGCAACGGCTGGCGTAGACAACAGCAGTTTTATGAACTATTCGAATGTTTTTAAGTTCAGTCTGGATGCGTCCAGATCCAATGCCATCTACGGACGCAGCAGCACCGTGCAGCCCGCCGCCTACTATGTGCACATCTGGCACCGCGTGGCCTGA
- a CDS encoding CD1375 family protein: protein MAKIYAALIRKGLKTLDDVPARLRDAVAALLQEDAHA, encoded by the coding sequence ATGGCAAAGATCTATGCAGCCCTGATCCGCAAGGGGCTCAAAACGCTGGACGATGTCCCCGCCCGGCTGCGGGACGCGGTGGCAGCCCTGCTGCAGGAGGACGCCCATGCTTAA
- a CDS encoding glycogen synthase, producing MRILYAASEAAPFAKSGGLADVAGALPKALVKDGVDARVIMPLYGDLKFRDTLEYVTNYSVPVGWRSQYCGLFKTERNGVTYYFLDNEYYFKRRGLYGFYDDGERFAFFSRAVLETLFYIDFTPDIINCNDWQTALVPVYLNLYYRHLDKFNRIKTIFTIHNIAYQGKYGTDILEDTCGIGRRDQHIVEYDGCANFMKGAFETADKITTVSPTYAMEILDPWFSYGLDALLREKQYKLCGILNGIDTDSNDPATDKNIPFNYDITNFEEGKAKCKEALQDKFGLNKDGSPVFAMVSRMVGMKGFDLVQSIADGLVDRGIELVILGSGESQYENFFSDLCARHPGRVGTYIGFEPALSQEIYAGADAFIMPSKSEPCGLAQMVACRYGTPPIVRETGGLRDSIHDSTMGEGNGFTFAGYNAHELYVACCNAQNAYYDKENWKNLVHHCMECDFSWDVSAKSYEGLYNETANLW from the coding sequence ATGAGAATCCTGTATGCTGCTTCGGAAGCTGCACCCTTTGCAAAATCCGGTGGTCTGGCCGACGTTGCGGGCGCACTGCCCAAGGCTCTGGTCAAGGACGGCGTGGACGCCCGCGTCATCATGCCCCTGTACGGCGATCTGAAGTTCCGTGATACGCTGGAGTACGTGACCAATTATTCCGTCCCCGTGGGCTGGCGCAGCCAGTACTGCGGCCTGTTCAAGACCGAGCGGAACGGCGTGACCTACTACTTCCTGGACAACGAGTATTACTTCAAGCGCCGCGGCCTGTACGGCTTCTACGATGACGGCGAGCGTTTCGCCTTCTTCTCCCGCGCCGTTTTAGAGACCCTGTTCTACATCGATTTCACCCCCGATATCATCAACTGCAACGACTGGCAGACCGCACTGGTGCCGGTGTACCTGAATCTGTACTACCGTCATCTGGATAAGTTCAACCGCATCAAGACCATTTTCACCATCCACAACATCGCTTATCAGGGCAAGTACGGCACCGACATTCTGGAGGACACCTGCGGCATCGGCCGCCGGGATCAGCACATCGTGGAGTACGATGGCTGCGCAAACTTTATGAAGGGCGCCTTCGAGACCGCCGACAAGATCACCACCGTCAGCCCCACCTATGCCATGGAGATCCTCGACCCGTGGTTCAGCTATGGTCTGGACGCCCTGCTGCGGGAGAAGCAGTACAAGCTGTGCGGCATCCTGAACGGCATCGATACCGATTCCAACGATCCCGCTACGGATAAGAACATCCCCTTCAACTACGACATCACCAACTTTGAAGAGGGCAAGGCAAAGTGCAAGGAAGCCCTGCAGGATAAGTTCGGCCTGAACAAGGACGGCAGCCCCGTCTTTGCCATGGTCAGCCGCATGGTCGGCATGAAGGGCTTTGATCTGGTGCAGAGCATCGCCGATGGTCTGGTGGACCGCGGCATCGAGCTGGTCATTCTGGGCAGCGGCGAGAGCCAGTACGAGAACTTCTTCTCCGACCTGTGCGCACGCCACCCGGGCCGCGTAGGCACCTACATCGGCTTTGAGCCGGCCCTGTCGCAGGAGATCTACGCAGGTGCAGATGCCTTCATCATGCCTTCCAAGAGCGAGCCCTGCGGTCTGGCACAGATGGTGGCCTGCCGCTACGGTACGCCTCCCATCGTCCGCGAGACCGGCGGTCTGCGCGACTCCATCCACGACAGCACCATGGGCGAGGGCAACGGCTTCACCTTTGCGGGCTACAATGCCCACGAGCTGTATGTGGCCTGCTGCAACGCACAGAATGCTTACTATGACAAGGAGAACTGGAAGAACCTCGTGCATCACTGCATGGAGTGCGATTTCAGCTGGGATGTCTCCGCCAAGAGCTACGAGGGCCTGTACAACGAGACGGCAAACCTCTGGTAA
- a CDS encoding glucose-1-phosphate adenylyltransferase, with translation MAKEIVAMILAGGRGSRLYALTQKTAKPAVSFGGKYRIVDFPLSNCVNSNIDTVGIATQYQPQKLNEYIGNGQPWDLDRLHGGVHTLPPYEQAKGTDWYKGTANAIYQNIGFIDSYDPEYVIILSGDQICKQDYADFLRFHKEKGAEFSVAVMEVDWKEASRFGLMVADENDRITEFQEKPPVPKSNLASMGIYIFNWDVLKKYLEEDEADPNSKNDFGMNIIPALLRDGRKMYAYRFAGYWRDVGTIDSLWEANMEVLDPENSGIDIFDEEWKIYSRNPVLPPQKIGPRAVVQDSLVTEGCKIYGNVHHSVLSAGVIVEEGATVEDAVLMDGVVVKAGAVVKRCILAEDVVIGAGARVGGDGPIAHVGTGLTVGAGATVKEGAKVFESVKEGMEVC, from the coding sequence ATGGCAAAAGAAATTGTGGCAATGATCCTTGCCGGTGGACGTGGCTCGCGCTTGTACGCGCTGACACAGAAAACGGCAAAACCCGCAGTGTCCTTCGGCGGCAAGTACCGCATCGTGGACTTCCCGCTGTCCAACTGCGTGAACTCCAACATCGACACCGTTGGCATCGCGACCCAGTATCAGCCCCAGAAGCTGAACGAGTACATCGGCAATGGCCAGCCCTGGGATCTGGACCGTCTGCACGGCGGCGTGCACACCCTGCCGCCCTACGAGCAGGCAAAGGGCACTGATTGGTACAAGGGCACTGCAAACGCCATCTACCAGAACATCGGCTTCATCGACAGCTACGATCCCGAGTATGTGATCATCCTGTCCGGCGATCAGATCTGCAAGCAGGACTATGCCGACTTCCTGCGCTTCCACAAGGAGAAGGGCGCAGAGTTCTCTGTGGCTGTTATGGAAGTGGACTGGAAGGAAGCCTCCCGCTTCGGCCTGATGGTGGCTGACGAGAACGACCGCATCACCGAGTTCCAGGAGAAGCCCCCGGTACCCAAGTCCAATCTGGCTTCCATGGGCATCTACATCTTCAACTGGGACGTTCTGAAGAAGTATCTGGAAGAGGATGAGGCAGACCCCAACTCCAAGAACGACTTTGGCATGAACATCATCCCGGCCCTGCTGCGGGACGGCCGCAAGATGTATGCTTACCGCTTTGCCGGCTACTGGCGTGACGTGGGCACCATCGACAGCCTGTGGGAAGCCAACATGGAGGTGCTGGACCCCGAAAACTCCGGCATCGATATCTTTGACGAGGAGTGGAAAATCTACAGCCGCAACCCGGTCCTGCCTCCGCAGAAGATCGGCCCCCGCGCTGTGGTGCAGGATTCCCTCGTCACCGAGGGCTGCAAGATCTACGGCAATGTGCATCACTCTGTGCTGAGCGCAGGCGTTATTGTGGAAGAGGGCGCTACCGTTGAGGACGCAGTCCTGATGGACGGCGTTGTGGTCAAGGCTGGTGCTGTTGTCAAGCGCTGCATCCTGGCGGAGGATGTTGTGATCGGTGCAGGCGCACGTGTGGGCGGCGATGGCCCCATTGCCCATGTGGGCACCGGCCTGACCGTCGGCGCAGGCGCAACCGTCAAGGAAGGCGCCAAAGTCTTTGAATCCGTCAAGGAGGGTATGGAAGTATGCTGA
- the glgD gene encoding glucose-1-phosphate adenylyltransferase subunit GlgD, whose amino-acid sequence MLSQNTNALGIIFPNSYDNTVPELVTERAMASIPFAGRYRMVDFVLSSMANCGISNVSIVVRKNYHSLMDHLGTGREWDMARRHGGLNIVPPFAEKGVRIYSGRVEALGSIMNFLENQKEKYVVMSDANVALNYDFNALLAAHQASGADVTVAYQKTEIPEGRKNDNYTLTVDADGRVTELLFNDYRPGVQNLDLNIYVLERETLLKLVRDATSRGLIYFERDILAHNVNILNIHALEYTGYVAHVCDMKSYFDENLKLTDDENLEKLFPKKSPVYTKIRDDNPTRYVPGCKVTDSILADGCVIEGTVENCVLFRGVKVKKGAVVKNCVLMQDTVVEANAELDCVVTDKNVKITAGKKLSGTESFPVYVQKNHTV is encoded by the coding sequence ATGCTGAGCCAGAACACCAATGCGTTGGGTATTATTTTCCCCAACAGTTATGATAATACCGTCCCCGAGCTGGTGACCGAGCGCGCAATGGCTTCGATCCCCTTCGCGGGCCGCTACCGTATGGTGGACTTTGTTCTGTCCAGCATGGCAAACTGCGGTATCTCCAATGTTTCCATCGTGGTGCGCAAGAACTACCACTCCCTGATGGATCATCTGGGCACCGGTCGTGAGTGGGATATGGCCCGCCGTCACGGCGGCCTGAACATCGTGCCTCCTTTCGCTGAGAAGGGCGTGCGCATCTATTCCGGCCGTGTGGAAGCTCTGGGCTCCATCATGAACTTCCTGGAGAACCAGAAGGAAAAGTACGTGGTCATGAGCGACGCCAATGTTGCCCTGAACTACGACTTCAACGCCCTGCTGGCCGCCCATCAGGCAAGCGGTGCCGATGTGACCGTCGCTTACCAGAAGACCGAGATCCCCGAGGGCCGCAAGAACGACAACTACACCCTGACCGTTGATGCCGACGGCCGTGTGACCGAGCTGCTGTTCAACGATTACCGCCCCGGCGTGCAGAACCTTGACCTGAACATCTATGTTCTGGAGCGCGAGACTCTGCTCAAGCTGGTCCGGGATGCGACCTCCCGCGGCCTGATCTACTTCGAGCGCGATATTCTGGCCCACAATGTCAACATCCTGAACATCCACGCTCTGGAGTACACCGGCTATGTGGCACATGTCTGTGACATGAAGAGCTACTTCGACGAGAACCTCAAGCTGACCGATGACGAGAATCTGGAAAAGCTGTTCCCCAAGAAGAGCCCGGTCTACACCAAGATCCGCGACGACAACCCCACCCGCTATGTGCCGGGCTGCAAGGTGACCGACTCCATTCTGGCCGACGGCTGCGTGATCGAAGGCACAGTGGAGAACTGCGTGCTGTTCCGCGGCGTCAAGGTCAAGAAGGGTGCCGTTGTCAAGAACTGCGTGCTGATGCAGGATACGGTGGTGGAAGCCAATGCCGAGCTGGACTGCGTTGTTACCGATAAGAACGTGAAGATCACTGCCGGCAAGAAGCTGTCCGGCACCGAGAGCTTCCCGGTGTACGTGCAGAAGAACCACACCGTCTGA